Genomic DNA from bacterium CG_4_10_14_0_2_um_filter_33_32:
ATAAAGACGAGACTTATTACTTAGAGCAAGATGATCAATTCTTAACAGCTACTTCCGAGCAGGCAATTGGCCCAATGTATACCAATGAAACGCTAAATGAAAAAGATCTTCCCAAAAGATATGTTGGTTTTTCAAGTTGTTTCAGGCGAGAGGCTGGTTCTTACGGAAAAGATGTGAGAGGAATTTTTAGAGTGCACCAATTTGATAAGCTAGAAATGTTTTCTTTTACAAAACCAGAAGAGTCAGATAAAGAAAATTATTATTTTTTGGAACTTGAAGAGAAATTTATGAAGGCGCTAGAGCTTCCTTATCAGGTTATAAAAATGGTAACTGGCGATTTAGGATTTCCTGCTGCCAGAAAGTTTGATATTGAAACGTGGATACCATCACAGGAAAAATATAGAGAAACTCATTCCACTTCAACGGCGACTGATTTTCAGGCAAGAAGACTTAATATGCGGTATAAGGATAAAGCCGGAAAAGTTAATTATATGCATACCGTAAACGGTACGGCTTTAGCAATGACACGTACTATTATAGCTATAATGGAAAATTATCAACAAAAAGATGGTTCAATTTTTATACCAAAAGTTCTCCAGGAATATATCGGAATAAAGGAAATAAAGCCTAAGGGATAGATCAATAGGCTTATTACATCTAATATTGGAATTATTTATTAAATTACGTAAACATGATAATATCAGAAATATAGTATATTACCTTAGATTATGGTAAATTTTTATTTTGTAGAAAGGATTTAGATGGGTTTTTTAAGCAAATTTTTAGGTGATTCGAATAAAAGAGTATTAGATAAATTGCAACCAAAGGTTGAAGTAGCTAACAATTTCGAAAAAGATTTCGAAAAACTTTCTGATGAACAAATTAGGGATAAAACAAAAAAATTAAAAGAACTAGTCAGCAAAAATTTTCAGGATAGAGTTAAAAATTTTAAAGATATTGAAGATGATAAAGAGAAAAAAGATTTACAGAAAAAAGCTGAGTTGGAAATCTTAAATGAGATATTACCGGAAGCTTTTGCTTTAGTTAGGGAAGCGTCCAAGAGAACAATAGGCCAGCGTCATTTTGATGTTCAGCTTTTGGGAGGAATTGTTCTGCATGAAGGAAGGATATCAGAAATGCGGACAGGGGAAGGAAAAACACTAGTCGCGACACTCCCAGTTTATCTTAATGCTTTAACTGGCCGCGGAGTCCATGTAATTACAGTTAATGATTATTTAGCACGAAGAGATACAGGCTGGATGGGTGAGATATATAGTTTTTTGGGATTAACTGTTGGGACTATCATTCATGATCAGTCTTTCATGTTTGATAAAAACTATGAAGACGAAAATTCATTGGATCCAAAACTAAAACATCT
This window encodes:
- a CDS encoding serine--tRNA ligase, producing MIDIKILRENPGELKKAAKAKGCNVDKVIDDILKLDQQRRDFLVKVESLRKEKNLISQNLKGKPSQKNIEKSKKIKSELSKLEAQLKNIEEKLNENILVIPNPAAPDVQIGQDERENEVLRHVGSKPKFGFKIKDHVELGESLDLIDLERAAKIAGSRFFYLKNELVILEFSLIRWVLDMLVKEGFSPVITPDLIKGFAMRGMGYIEMGDKDETYYLEQDDQFLTATSEQAIGPMYTNETLNEKDLPKRYVGFSSCFRREAGSYGKDVRGIFRVHQFDKLEMFSFTKPEESDKENYYFLELEEKFMKALELPYQVIKMVTGDLGFPAARKFDIETWIPSQEKYRETHSTSTATDFQARRLNMRYKDKAGKVNYMHTVNGTALAMTRTIIAIMENYQQKDGSIFIPKVLQEYIGIKEIKPKG